Proteins from a genomic interval of Marmoricola sp. OAE513:
- a CDS encoding ATP-dependent DNA helicase, which produces MAEAVTAAMESGQHLLVQAGTGTGKSLGYLVPALLHHERVVIATATLALQHQLVERDIPALVAAADEVLDEKATFAVLKGRSNYACLHRVREGVPDDQGALVELPKGSLGAEVVALREWIEEEATDGGTGEKDNAPRHTDQVWRQVSVSARECVGAAKCAYGTECFAERAKEKAAKSQLVVTNHSLLAIDAIEGIPMIPEYDVVVIDEAHELTARVTQAATDELSPGDVDRTARRSQRQIDGPEADDLADAGDALRDALAGAPGGRLEQVPQDISDALALVRDAARSLISAFPKAAPGAEADAGATQAKGWAQELFATAERMHAASEYDVLWVSEREQKHGGNRLCIAPLNVAAQMRDKLLTDKTVIFTSATLMLGGDFSVVAGSVGLDRDKNGDTWKGIDVGSPFDYGQQSILYVAKHLPQPGRDGLQKVQLDEIVDLIDAADGRTLGLFSSRRAAEAAAETVRERLPHLTTLCQGDAQLPELTRQFIGDPHTNLFGTLSLWQGLDVPGDTCQLVLIDRVPFPRPDDPLMSARATAADKAGANGFMAVSATHAALLLAQGAGRLIRTTSDKGVVAILDPRLVTARYGSFLRASLPPMWMTTDPAVVRKALKRLSEK; this is translated from the coding sequence ATGGCCGAGGCCGTCACTGCGGCGATGGAGTCCGGGCAGCACCTGCTCGTCCAGGCGGGCACCGGCACCGGGAAGTCGCTGGGCTACCTGGTCCCCGCACTCCTGCACCACGAGCGCGTCGTGATCGCGACCGCGACCCTGGCGCTGCAACACCAGCTGGTTGAGCGCGACATCCCGGCGCTGGTCGCCGCGGCTGATGAGGTCCTCGACGAAAAGGCGACCTTCGCGGTGCTCAAGGGCCGCTCGAACTACGCCTGCCTGCACCGCGTCCGCGAGGGCGTGCCGGACGACCAGGGCGCGCTCGTCGAGCTGCCGAAGGGTTCGCTCGGGGCCGAGGTCGTCGCGCTGCGCGAGTGGATCGAGGAGGAGGCCACCGACGGCGGAACCGGCGAGAAGGACAACGCCCCCCGGCACACCGACCAGGTCTGGCGGCAGGTCAGCGTCAGCGCGCGCGAGTGCGTCGGCGCGGCCAAGTGCGCCTACGGCACCGAGTGCTTCGCCGAGCGCGCCAAGGAGAAGGCTGCGAAGTCCCAGCTCGTCGTCACGAACCACTCGCTGCTGGCGATCGACGCCATCGAGGGCATCCCGATGATCCCCGAGTACGACGTCGTGGTGATCGACGAGGCCCACGAGCTGACCGCGCGGGTCACCCAGGCGGCCACCGACGAGCTCTCCCCGGGTGACGTCGACCGGACGGCCCGCCGGTCCCAGCGCCAGATCGACGGGCCCGAAGCCGACGACCTCGCCGACGCCGGGGACGCCCTGCGCGACGCCTTGGCCGGTGCTCCCGGTGGGCGCCTCGAGCAGGTCCCGCAGGACATCTCCGACGCACTCGCGCTGGTGCGCGACGCCGCGCGTTCCTTGATCAGTGCGTTTCCCAAGGCGGCGCCGGGAGCCGAGGCCGACGCCGGCGCCACCCAGGCCAAGGGCTGGGCCCAGGAGCTGTTCGCGACCGCGGAGCGGATGCACGCGGCCTCGGAGTACGACGTCCTCTGGGTCTCCGAGCGCGAGCAGAAGCACGGCGGCAACCGGCTCTGCATCGCCCCGCTGAACGTGGCCGCCCAGATGCGCGACAAGCTGCTCACCGACAAGACCGTCATCTTCACCTCGGCGACCCTGATGCTCGGCGGCGACTTCTCGGTGGTCGCCGGCTCCGTCGGCCTGGACCGGGACAAGAACGGCGACACCTGGAAGGGCATCGACGTCGGCTCGCCCTTCGACTACGGCCAGCAGTCGATCCTGTACGTCGCCAAGCACCTGCCGCAGCCGGGGCGCGACGGTCTGCAGAAGGTCCAGCTCGACGAGATCGTCGACCTGATCGATGCCGCCGACGGGCGCACGCTCGGCCTGTTCTCCAGTCGTCGCGCTGCAGAGGCCGCCGCCGAGACCGTCCGCGAACGCCTGCCGCACCTGACCACGCTGTGCCAGGGCGACGCCCAGCTGCCCGAGCTCACGCGCCAATTCATCGGCGACCCGCACACGAACCTCTTCGGTACGTTGTCACTCTGGCAGGGCCTCGACGTCCCCGGCGACACCTGCCAGCTGGTGCTCATCGACCGGGTGCCGTTCCCGCGTCCCGACGACCCGCTGATGTCTGCGCGTGCGACCGCCGCCGACAAGGCGGGGGCCAACGGCTTCATGGCGGTCTCGGCGACCCACGCCGCGCTGCTGCTCGCCCAGGGCGCCGGGCGGCTGATCCGGACCACGAGCGACAAGGGCGTGGTGGCGATCCTGGATCCGCGTCTGGTCACCGCGCGCTACGGCTCGTTCCTGCGCGCGAGCCTGCCGCCGATGTGGATGACGACCGACCCGGCTGTGGTGCGCAAGGCGTTGAAGCGGCTGAGCGAGAAGTGA
- a CDS encoding M12 family metallo-peptidase codes for MVSSRLVAAACLSALVLGSTYAGTLTGAEAAQRDPAPAAALHGKQAIQQLGDDLDGIARRSGLSTPALRRILATDDSAVVTRGGRLVYEDTFEESEQAPAARIAEAQFPEPQTFSLHSRPGSKHTIFLDFDGAEVTDTYWNHQTGIPDGHYDGFTLLSDPDLTTYSSDEHGYIQEVWRILAEMYAAYDVDVTTDDPGPDGYNRAGVADDTYGDHVLFSDDPDSGPVCSNCAGVAVFGQFANPSESGADADSLEPTWVRRQPNAHQAARVAAHEIGHTLGLNHDGRTSPSEEYYAGQGAWTPIMGSGAHGISQFSNGDYANASNKQDDFASMLAKGLPLLPDDAGNTAATATSLGARTDYSVKGVITSRDVDYYKVGPCTAAPSVGAVGGGQGSGLDLRVDLRSANDNLIAFSDPPSSEVIVGGFAHRTAAGMDADTISPTGPAGTYLVKVDGVGNGKPLTDGYSDYGSVGAYTLTVSGCAAANGTPPNAPATINLTSTRGAGTLTWSAPASGPAPTGYRITGLDSGPIEVPASTTSRAVAVQGGHDVALAVTALNAAGGSEPKTLVQHVASWLPATAPPVTVTTSGLTATLTWTLPPNQGNAYLNFWLLRIDGQLYPQTAAVRSYQKTFSAYGTHTVELTADMEAEISGTVPTRTVKVVVALKPSAPRIGAASSGKAGKPYTATARWSAPSSNGGAAITSYKVVASKVNSAGKVVSTKVSKALPGSARSYAFALAKGKYRFKVVAYNVKGASPASSSSKVVSAK; via the coding sequence ATGGTCTCCTCTCGGCTCGTGGCCGCTGCCTGCCTGTCCGCGCTCGTGCTCGGTTCGACGTACGCCGGGACTCTCACGGGCGCGGAGGCTGCTCAGCGAGACCCGGCTCCGGCGGCGGCCCTGCACGGCAAGCAGGCGATCCAGCAGCTCGGTGACGACCTCGACGGGATCGCGCGCCGCTCCGGGTTGAGCACCCCTGCCCTGCGCCGGATCCTGGCCACCGACGACTCCGCGGTCGTGACGCGCGGCGGCCGCCTGGTCTACGAAGACACGTTCGAGGAGTCGGAGCAGGCCCCTGCCGCGCGGATCGCCGAGGCGCAGTTCCCCGAGCCGCAGACCTTCTCCCTGCACAGCCGGCCCGGCTCGAAGCACACGATCTTCCTCGACTTCGACGGGGCGGAGGTGACCGATACCTACTGGAACCACCAGACCGGTATCCCCGACGGTCACTACGACGGCTTCACCCTGCTCTCGGACCCGGACCTGACGACGTACAGCTCCGACGAGCACGGCTACATCCAGGAGGTGTGGCGGATCCTCGCCGAGATGTACGCCGCCTACGACGTCGACGTGACCACGGATGACCCGGGCCCGGACGGCTACAACCGGGCAGGAGTCGCTGACGACACCTACGGCGACCACGTCCTGTTCAGCGACGACCCCGACTCGGGGCCGGTCTGCTCCAACTGCGCCGGCGTCGCGGTCTTCGGTCAGTTCGCCAACCCGAGCGAGTCGGGCGCCGACGCGGACTCCTTGGAGCCCACGTGGGTGCGCCGGCAGCCGAACGCGCACCAGGCGGCGCGGGTCGCGGCGCACGAGATCGGCCACACCCTCGGCCTCAACCACGACGGCCGCACCTCCCCGAGCGAGGAGTACTACGCCGGGCAGGGCGCGTGGACGCCGATCATGGGGTCGGGTGCGCACGGGATCTCCCAGTTCAGCAACGGCGACTACGCCAACGCGTCGAACAAGCAGGACGACTTCGCGAGCATGCTGGCGAAGGGCCTTCCCCTCCTCCCCGACGACGCCGGCAACACGGCCGCCACCGCTACCAGCCTGGGCGCCCGGACCGACTACTCGGTGAAGGGCGTCATCACCAGCCGAGACGTGGACTACTACAAGGTCGGCCCGTGCACAGCGGCACCGTCGGTCGGCGCCGTCGGCGGCGGCCAGGGCAGCGGGCTGGACCTGCGGGTGGATCTCCGGTCCGCGAACGACAACCTGATCGCCTTCTCCGACCCACCGTCGAGCGAGGTCATCGTCGGCGGCTTCGCGCACCGGACGGCCGCAGGGATGGACGCCGACACGATCTCGCCAACCGGGCCGGCAGGCACGTACCTCGTCAAGGTCGACGGCGTCGGCAACGGCAAACCGCTGACCGACGGCTACTCCGACTACGGCAGCGTCGGCGCCTACACCCTGACCGTCAGCGGGTGCGCGGCAGCGAACGGTACGCCGCCGAACGCGCCCGCGACGATCAACCTGACCAGCACCCGGGGCGCCGGAACCCTGACCTGGTCGGCCCCGGCCTCCGGTCCGGCCCCGACCGGTTACCGGATCACCGGTCTCGACTCCGGCCCGATCGAGGTCCCCGCCTCGACGACCTCGCGTGCTGTCGCCGTGCAGGGAGGCCACGACGTCGCCCTGGCCGTCACCGCCCTGAACGCCGCTGGCGGGAGCGAGCCGAAGACCCTCGTCCAGCACGTCGCGTCGTGGCTGCCCGCGACGGCGCCCCCGGTCACGGTGACCACCAGCGGCTTGACCGCCACCCTCACCTGGACGCTCCCGCCGAACCAGGGCAACGCCTACCTGAACTTCTGGCTGCTGAGGATCGACGGGCAGCTGTACCCCCAGACCGCCGCGGTCCGCAGCTACCAGAAGACGTTCAGCGCCTACGGCACGCACACCGTGGAGCTGACCGCCGACATGGAGGCAGAGATCTCCGGGACCGTGCCGACGCGGACCGTCAAGGTCGTGGTCGCCCTCAAGCCGTCGGCACCCCGGATCGGTGCCGCTTCCTCGGGCAAGGCCGGCAAGCCGTACACCGCGACGGCGCGCTGGTCGGCGCCGTCCAGCAACGGCGGTGCCGCGATCACGTCGTACAAGGTCGTGGCGTCGAAGGTGAACAGCGCGGGCAAGGTGGTCAGCACGAAGGTGTCGAAGGCGCTGCCGGGCAGCGCCAGGTCCTACGCGTTCGCGCTGGCGAAGGGCAAGTACCGGTTCAAGGTCGTCGCGTACAACGTGAAGGGGGCCTCGCCCGCCTCGTCGTCGTCCAAGGTCGTCAGCGCGAAGTAG
- a CDS encoding MFS transporter has translation MASDSPAPLTRRGVPIDPTLRVLAVGTLVNRAGAGALVTTFALYFTREVGIHPAQVGLALSIGALVGMVAAVPGGHLGDLRGPREVLQTFSVLTGLATLGLLVTRELWALALVMALIGSFDSVANSVRNGYIARAAVGGQGVRFKAYLRAVTNVAMGLGALMGGLALWINEPWAYLATFALDGASSILAGLLFARLPHLEPAPAGGAGEPRLAVLRDAPYVVVTLLNGIVVMHFVVMEVGIPLWISEHTEAPTSMVAVLLILNTAVVALFQVRMTLGADDVTSSARAMFRGGLWIAVGFVVIGFSDGLGATDAVLLLLVGSSIHVVGEMITSGGQWGVTMGLAPSERQGQYQGFASLAFSMANVVAPTLIALLCISWGRPGWFVLAGLILGAAAGIGPVCRWALATRTRYGAATASG, from the coding sequence GTGGCCTCGGACTCACCCGCACCCCTCACCCGCCGCGGCGTACCGATCGACCCGACGCTCCGCGTCCTCGCCGTCGGCACGCTGGTCAACCGCGCAGGTGCCGGCGCCCTGGTCACGACCTTCGCGCTGTACTTCACCCGCGAGGTAGGGATCCATCCCGCGCAGGTCGGCCTGGCCCTCTCGATCGGCGCACTCGTCGGGATGGTGGCGGCCGTGCCGGGCGGTCACCTCGGTGACCTCCGTGGACCGCGGGAGGTCCTGCAGACGTTCAGCGTCCTGACCGGGCTGGCCACCCTCGGCTTGCTCGTCACCCGCGAGCTGTGGGCACTCGCGCTCGTGATGGCGTTGATCGGCTCGTTCGACTCGGTCGCCAACTCGGTGCGCAACGGGTACATCGCGCGCGCCGCGGTCGGCGGCCAGGGAGTTCGCTTCAAGGCGTACCTGCGCGCAGTCACCAACGTCGCGATGGGGCTCGGCGCCCTGATGGGCGGACTCGCGCTCTGGATCAACGAGCCGTGGGCGTACCTGGCCACCTTCGCTCTCGACGGCGCTTCCTCGATCCTGGCCGGCCTGCTGTTCGCGCGGCTCCCCCACCTCGAGCCCGCTCCTGCCGGCGGCGCCGGCGAGCCGCGGCTCGCGGTCCTGCGGGACGCGCCGTACGTGGTGGTCACGCTGCTCAACGGCATCGTCGTCATGCACTTCGTCGTCATGGAGGTCGGCATCCCGCTGTGGATCAGCGAGCACACCGAAGCGCCGACCTCGATGGTGGCGGTGCTGCTGATCCTCAACACCGCGGTGGTCGCGCTGTTCCAGGTCCGGATGACCCTCGGCGCCGACGACGTCACCAGCTCGGCACGTGCGATGTTCCGCGGCGGACTCTGGATCGCGGTCGGATTCGTGGTGATCGGTTTCAGTGACGGGCTCGGCGCGACCGATGCCGTGCTGCTGCTCCTCGTCGGGTCGTCGATCCACGTGGTCGGCGAGATGATCACCAGCGGGGGTCAGTGGGGCGTGACGATGGGGCTCGCGCCCTCGGAGCGCCAGGGTCAGTACCAGGGCTTTGCCAGCCTGGCCTTCAGCATGGCCAACGTCGTCGCACCGACCTTGATCGCGCTGCTCTGCATCTCCTGGGGTCGACCCGGTTGGTTCGTCCTGGCCGGACTGATTCTCGGGGCCGCGGCGGGGATCGGCCCGGTGTGCCGGTGGGCGTTGGCGACGCGGACCCGGTACGGCGCCGCGACGGCGAGCGGCTGA
- a CDS encoding fibronectin type III domain-containing protein, whose product MGVRRGLLGLTIGALALSPLVVMAPSQAADAPPLPDVERVVDPAPDLPPSTKPSPRKAVGQAALAVPSLSSRPASLRTIYLDFDGVTLSSAAGSFGRDWTQPDGGGKFISAGTYAGFTDTADVPLIWKIVAEKYSSFDVNVTTVDPGTEALRRTDAADAAYGVKVVITDATAPRNQICGGCGGIANVDLFDGRQQNISGASNPMNVRDTQEFALAWVFSAGLADFPTVAAHAIAHEVGHTLGLDHDGDATHEYYGGHSNHLWTPIMGIGNQNAIIQFSKGEYAGASNTEDDLAIIGTNGVAGTAGTFYRPDDYTLSGGVPTGAAALGDQTSYSVNGVISNAADDDLFSITRTCTSPLTVSAKGIGTGQALDIKLDILSTSNVVLAAGDNPATVLDPDGDYDFVNQVYVVDGMNAEAKLASPTAGTTYRIKVDGAGSAAGSAAGNATTGYTDYGSIGQYTLTISGCPAGAVPGPPATVTVDPGVKNTTAGIYWTAPSDSGGSPITGYQITGLPGGTKTVGNVLNYDATGLNPGTNYTVTVYAVNSAGTSATGTSKPLHVQTWKPETKPGLTAALTDATAKVTWTAPPNPGNATLTGWHVVGTGASPVDENLAAATLTKSYPVTFGTTTYQVTASYTADLDSVQPASDPAGVTRSVTAPNAPASGSAKSAANGRSATLTWTAPTFDGGAPVTGYVLVGLPGGNVDLGNVLTYTAPGLTPGKSYSVFIGAKNSAGTGAGRTVNFKTNAAPSAPRIGTAVSGAKGGAKNATAKWAAPTSSGGAAITSYKVVAYKIKNGKIVSSKVSKALSAGTRSYKFALAKGSYKFRVVAYNAVGASPASAYSKLVKSR is encoded by the coding sequence ATGGGAGTACGCCGGGGCTTGCTGGGACTGACCATCGGCGCGCTTGCGCTCTCGCCGTTGGTGGTGATGGCTCCGTCGCAGGCAGCTGACGCCCCTCCGCTTCCGGACGTTGAACGCGTCGTCGATCCGGCACCCGACCTCCCACCGAGCACCAAGCCGTCGCCGCGGAAGGCCGTCGGACAGGCGGCCCTCGCGGTCCCATCCCTGAGCAGCCGACCGGCATCGCTCCGGACGATCTATCTGGACTTCGACGGTGTCACGCTGTCGTCGGCCGCCGGCTCGTTCGGTCGAGACTGGACCCAACCGGACGGCGGCGGAAAGTTCATCAGCGCCGGCACCTACGCCGGGTTCACCGATACCGCCGACGTCCCCTTGATCTGGAAGATCGTCGCTGAGAAGTACTCCTCTTTCGACGTCAACGTGACCACCGTCGACCCTGGCACCGAGGCCCTGCGACGGACGGACGCGGCAGACGCGGCGTACGGGGTGAAGGTCGTGATCACCGACGCCACTGCCCCCAGGAACCAGATCTGCGGTGGTTGCGGCGGCATTGCAAATGTTGACCTGTTCGACGGCCGTCAGCAGAACATTTCCGGAGCCTCGAACCCGATGAACGTCCGGGACACCCAGGAGTTTGCGCTGGCATGGGTGTTCTCCGCGGGACTCGCGGACTTCCCCACGGTTGCCGCCCACGCGATCGCCCACGAGGTCGGCCACACCCTGGGACTCGATCACGACGGCGACGCGACACACGAGTACTACGGGGGCCACAGCAACCACCTTTGGACGCCCATCATGGGCATCGGCAACCAGAACGCGATCATCCAGTTCAGCAAGGGCGAGTACGCCGGCGCGAGCAACACAGAGGACGACCTCGCCATCATTGGGACGAACGGCGTAGCGGGCACGGCCGGCACCTTCTACCGCCCGGACGACTACACGCTCAGCGGCGGTGTCCCGACCGGAGCAGCCGCCCTCGGTGACCAGACGTCGTACTCGGTGAACGGCGTCATCAGCAACGCCGCTGACGACGACCTGTTCTCCATCACCCGCACCTGTACCAGCCCGCTGACGGTCTCGGCGAAGGGGATCGGTACCGGGCAGGCTCTCGACATCAAGCTCGACATCCTCAGCACGAGCAACGTCGTGCTTGCTGCGGGAGACAACCCTGCGACGGTCCTGGACCCCGATGGAGACTACGACTTCGTCAACCAGGTCTATGTCGTGGACGGCATGAACGCTGAAGCCAAACTCGCGTCCCCGACCGCCGGCACGACGTACCGGATCAAGGTCGACGGTGCCGGGAGCGCCGCGGGAAGCGCGGCGGGCAACGCGACTACCGGTTACACCGACTACGGCTCGATCGGCCAGTACACACTGACGATCTCGGGCTGCCCCGCTGGAGCAGTGCCCGGGCCTCCCGCCACCGTCACGGTCGATCCGGGCGTCAAGAACACCACAGCTGGCATCTACTGGACGGCGCCCAGCGACAGCGGTGGGAGCCCGATCACCGGCTACCAGATCACCGGGCTTCCCGGCGGTACGAAGACGGTCGGAAACGTTCTGAACTACGACGCGACTGGACTGAACCCCGGAACGAACTACACCGTCACCGTCTACGCCGTGAACTCCGCAGGCACCTCGGCGACCGGAACCAGCAAGCCCCTCCACGTCCAGACCTGGAAGCCCGAGACCAAGCCCGGCCTCACGGCCGCCCTGACCGACGCGACTGCGAAGGTCACCTGGACTGCACCGCCAAACCCCGGCAACGCGACGCTGACCGGCTGGCACGTCGTCGGCACGGGCGCTTCACCCGTAGACGAGAACCTCGCGGCAGCAACGCTCACCAAGAGCTATCCGGTCACGTTCGGCACCACGACGTACCAGGTCACGGCGAGCTACACAGCGGACCTCGACTCGGTACAACCGGCCTCGGACCCGGCAGGAGTCACGCGGAGCGTCACCGCACCGAACGCGCCTGCCTCCGGGTCTGCGAAGTCGGCTGCCAACGGCAGGAGCGCCACGCTGACGTGGACCGCACCGACGTTCGACGGCGGTGCCCCAGTCACCGGGTACGTCCTGGTCGGCCTCCCGGGCGGGAACGTAGACCTCGGCAACGTGCTCACCTACACCGCACCCGGTCTGACCCCGGGCAAGAGCTACTCGGTCTTCATCGGCGCGAAGAACTCCGCGGGCACCGGCGCGGGTCGGACGGTGAACTTCAAGACCAACGCTGCACCCTCCGCCCCCAGGATCGGTACGGCGGTCTCCGGCGCCAAGGGCGGCGCGAAGAACGCGACCGCCAAGTGGGCCGCACCGACGAGCAGCGGTGGAGCGGCCATCACCAGCTACAAGGTCGTCGCCTACAAGATCAAGAACGGCAAGATCGTCAGCTCGAAGGTCTCCAAGGCGCTCTCCGCCGGCACGCGCTCGTACAAGTTCGCGCTGGCCAAGGGGTCCTACAAGTTCCGGGTCGTGGCGTACAACGCGGTGGGAGCTTCGCCGGCGTCGGCCTACTCGAAGCTGGTGAAGAGCCGGTAG
- the lexA gene encoding transcriptional repressor LexA, with protein MATEGNDLGNVHELPDAPPDATGLTPRQQRILTTLRDAIEQRGYPPSIREIGEEVGLASSSSVAHQLRVLESKGFIKRDPNRPRALEVFLPDVLAARRSLANADDAGQDVTGFGDANPTATNIPLVGRIAAGGPILAEERVEDVFPMPKSLVGDGTLFMLEVSGESMIDAAICDGDYVVIRQQPDANNGDIVAAMLDGEATVKTFQRKDGKVWLLPHNEAYDPIDGTHATILGKVTAVLRKV; from the coding sequence ATGGCGACTGAAGGAAACGACCTCGGCAACGTCCACGAGCTCCCCGACGCTCCCCCGGACGCGACCGGCCTCACCCCGCGTCAGCAGCGGATCCTGACCACGCTGCGCGATGCCATCGAGCAGCGCGGCTACCCGCCGAGCATTCGCGAGATCGGCGAGGAGGTCGGCCTCGCGAGCTCCTCCAGCGTGGCGCACCAGCTGCGCGTCCTGGAGTCCAAGGGGTTCATCAAGCGCGACCCGAACCGTCCCCGCGCCCTCGAGGTGTTCCTACCCGACGTGCTCGCCGCCCGCCGCTCGCTGGCGAACGCCGACGACGCCGGCCAGGACGTCACCGGCTTCGGCGACGCGAACCCGACCGCGACCAACATCCCGCTGGTCGGTCGGATCGCCGCCGGTGGACCGATTCTTGCCGAGGAGCGCGTCGAGGACGTCTTCCCGATGCCGAAGTCGCTGGTCGGCGACGGCACGCTGTTCATGCTCGAGGTCTCTGGTGAGTCGATGATCGACGCCGCAATCTGCGACGGCGACTACGTCGTCATCCGCCAGCAGCCCGACGCCAACAACGGCGACATCGTGGCCGCGATGCTCGACGGCGAGGCCACGGTGAAGACCTTCCAGCGCAAGGACGGCAAGGTCTGGCTGCTTCCCCACAACGAGGCCTACGACCCGATCGACGGCACCCACGCCACGATCCTGGGCAAGGTCACGGCGGTGCTGCGCAAGGTCTGA
- a CDS encoding LysM domain-containing protein encodes MSTLTISPAFVPGAAQTPRLTRNSTVRLTRRGRIVVLLAALAAAVVVMVSLSGWATASLDSGTQEPVRTVEVQPGDTLYAIAGEIAGPGEVRDMVHRIKELNSLSGSGLTVGQKLAVPVSQ; translated from the coding sequence ATGAGCACGCTGACTATCTCTCCCGCCTTCGTTCCGGGTGCCGCGCAGACGCCGCGACTGACCCGCAACTCCACCGTGCGCCTGACCCGCCGCGGACGCATCGTCGTCCTGCTGGCGGCCCTGGCTGCAGCGGTCGTCGTCATGGTGAGCCTCAGCGGATGGGCGACCGCCTCGCTCGACAGCGGGACCCAGGAGCCGGTGCGGACCGTCGAGGTCCAGCCCGGCGACACCCTCTACGCGATCGCCGGCGAGATCGCCGGCCCCGGCGAGGTCCGCGACATGGTCCACCGCATCAAGGAGCTGAACTCGCTGTCGGGCAGCGGCCTGACGGTCGGCCAGAAGCTGGCGGTTCCGGTTTCGCAGTGA
- a CDS encoding lysoplasmalogenase family protein: protein MPSPTARLSTSRRLKLAYVAIAAADTWLSGSSSPRAHRARVLTKPMLMPTLMASLITDPNSATSPLRTSTLAAQAGGWGGDLALMGDEPKHFVAGSGSFALGHAAYISGFLANRSRTRRPGAKLVVGAWAATMPVMAFKASQLDRRLGPTIAGYSAMLATTVATATQLDPALPRSARRLTLAGAAMFMLSDSILGTRKFLLKNPPPRLESAVMATYTTAQLLMSEGAARAGVSASSTTGT from the coding sequence GTGCCCTCACCGACCGCTCGACTCAGCACGTCCCGACGCCTCAAGCTCGCGTACGTCGCGATCGCAGCTGCCGACACCTGGCTGTCGGGCTCATCCAGTCCGCGCGCCCACCGCGCACGGGTGCTGACCAAGCCGATGCTGATGCCGACGCTGATGGCCTCACTAATCACCGACCCGAACTCCGCCACCTCTCCCCTGCGCACCAGCACGCTGGCAGCGCAGGCCGGTGGATGGGGCGGAGACCTGGCGCTGATGGGCGACGAGCCGAAGCACTTCGTCGCCGGAAGTGGTTCCTTCGCGCTCGGGCACGCGGCGTACATCAGCGGGTTCCTGGCGAACCGCAGCAGGACCCGGCGACCGGGCGCCAAGCTCGTCGTCGGCGCCTGGGCCGCGACGATGCCGGTGATGGCGTTCAAGGCCTCCCAGCTCGACCGGCGTCTCGGGCCGACGATCGCCGGCTATTCCGCGATGCTCGCGACGACAGTCGCCACGGCGACACAGCTGGACCCGGCTCTGCCGCGGTCGGCCCGCCGGCTCACGCTGGCCGGCGCGGCGATGTTCATGCTGTCGGACTCGATCCTCGGGACCCGGAAGTTCCTGCTGAAGAACCCGCCGCCGCGGCTGGAGTCGGCGGTGATGGCGACGTACACGACCGCGCAGCTGCTAATGAGTGAGGGTGCGGCGCGGGCTGGGGTTTCGGCAAGCTCAACCACCGGGACCTAG
- a CDS encoding DUF3052 domain-containing protein, translated as MAGYSGTPLEKKLGVKDGITVFLDKPPAGFTLDAETTTRLPKLAAITLTFHTELAALTKRMPTLIEHTEQAGMIWVCWPKKAARKLGYETDIDENLVRQIGLDAGVVDVKVCAIDEVWSGLKFVRRLKDRT; from the coding sequence ATGGCTGGCTACTCAGGCACTCCGTTGGAGAAAAAGCTCGGGGTCAAGGACGGCATCACCGTGTTCCTCGACAAGCCGCCCGCCGGGTTCACCCTCGACGCGGAGACCACCACGCGACTGCCGAAGCTGGCCGCGATCACGCTGACCTTCCACACCGAGCTCGCCGCGCTGACCAAGCGGATGCCAACGCTGATCGAGCACACCGAGCAGGCCGGGATGATCTGGGTCTGCTGGCCCAAGAAGGCCGCCAGGAAGCTCGGCTACGAGACCGACATCGACGAGAACCTGGTCCGCCAGATCGGCTTGGACGCCGGTGTGGTGGACGTGAAGGTGTGTGCGATCGACGAGGTCTGGTCGGGGTTGAAGTTCGTACGTCGGCTCAAGGACCGTACCTAG
- a CDS encoding thermonuclease family protein produces MLRTAASALTIALLVTVAPVATASAQESAPRPTAVKAKVVRWSDGDTVVTSFGKIRVIGVDTPETGKCGAKKAKALALKLAPVGSIVTLGNPASVQDTDRYGRKLRYVNRGKIDIALRQIKAGSRARYDSKDGYDHHPRQAKYRKADKKYKNYLCAKSSGSHGTSYAPVAGTWNCPSYARIKGNRGSNGWIYHVPGQQYYSKTNPEECFKTEAAARAAGYRRSKV; encoded by the coding sequence ATGCTCCGCACCGCTGCCTCCGCTCTCACCATCGCCCTGCTCGTGACCGTCGCGCCCGTCGCGACCGCGTCCGCCCAAGAGTCTGCTCCGCGTCCGACCGCGGTGAAGGCCAAGGTCGTGCGCTGGTCCGACGGCGACACCGTGGTCACCTCGTTCGGCAAGATCCGCGTCATCGGCGTCGACACCCCCGAGACCGGGAAGTGCGGGGCGAAGAAGGCCAAGGCGCTCGCCCTCAAGCTGGCGCCGGTCGGCTCGATCGTCACGCTGGGCAATCCGGCGTCGGTCCAGGACACCGACCGGTACGGGCGCAAGCTCCGGTACGTGAACCGCGGCAAGATCGACATCGCGTTGCGGCAGATTAAGGCCGGCTCGAGGGCCCGGTACGACTCGAAGGACGGCTACGACCACCACCCGCGTCAGGCGAAGTACCGGAAGGCCGACAAGAAGTACAAGAACTACCTGTGCGCGAAGTCCTCGGGCTCGCATGGCACGTCGTACGCGCCGGTCGCCGGCACCTGGAACTGCCCGTCGTACGCCCGGATCAAGGGCAACCGCGGTTCGAACGGCTGGATCTACCACGTGCCGGGTCAGCAGTACTACAGCAAGACGAACCCCGAGGAGTGCTTCAAGACCGAGGCCGCCGCGCGCGCTGCGGGCTACCGCAGGTCGAAGGTCTGA